The region GGGCGCGGTCTTCGAGACCAGCATCGTCAGGAGCTTCGGGTAGTACTGCCCGGGCACCGGCTCGTAGACGGCCTTGACGTCTCCCTGCGACGCGTTGAAGTCCGCCACGAGTTTTTTCATGAGCCCGGTCTCGGCCGGGTTGCCGGCATAGCCCGAGAAGCGGATCACGGTCCTGCCGTCGTCCGCGGACGAACCTGGCCGGCAGGCGCCCAAGAGCAGGGCGACGGCTAGTGAGAGGAACCGCTGGTAGGACAAGCCGCGACTCCGGGTAAGTACTGGCGAGGAGTAAATACCCCCAACCTCTGCCCGGAGACGTCGCTTGCCCGAGAGCGTGATGCCATCGGAAGTTGCCGCTCCAGAAGAGCGCGCGCACGCGACCTGCCCCCATTCGCGGGTGGCGATCAAGCGCGGGCCGGTGTTCGCCGTGTCCCACACCGACGGCATGATCGACGGCCGGTGCGCGTGCGGGCAGGGGCTCTATTTCAGGGACACCAGGCACCTGTCAAGGCTGGAGTGGCGGGTGGGGCCGGCCGCCCTGCCGGCCTCCCTGAAAGCGCTCGCCTACGACGCCGACTCGGGCGTCATGGCCCGCGGCCACTACCTCCACGACGGGAACGTGCTGCTGGCGCTCTCGCGGGAACTAGACGGAGCGCTCTTCGACACGCTCGTGGTGACCAATCACGGCCGGTCGCCCGTGTCGCTCGAGGTGGCCTGCACATTCTCGGCCGACTTCCTCGACATGTTCGCCGTTCGCGGGTTCAGCGGCGTTCCTCGATCGCCCGGGAAGCACCTGGAACCGAACTCCCAAGGAGATACCGTGCGGCTCGGCTACGAGGGGATCGACGAACTCCGCCGCGAAACCGTGCTGATCTTCGAACCGGTGCCCGCGCGGCTGACCACCGAGCAGGCGGTGTTCGAGGTGAGGCTGGCTCCGCACGAAGAGTGCGAGATCCGGCTGGCGTGCCATCCCGGGTCGCCTCCGCGGCCGGAGCGGCAGCCGGCGCCGGCCGTCGCGAGGCCGGCCCCGGCCGCCGCTCACGCCGCGGCGCTAGGGGAATTCGCCCGGATCTCCAGCACCAATCCCCTCTTCGAGCGCTTCCTGGCCCGCGGTACCCAGGATCTGCTTGCCCTGCTCCTGCCGACCGAAGAGGGCCCCTACTTCGCCGCCGGCCTGCCCTGGTACGCTTGCCCGTTCGGGCGCGACGGGCTGATCACGGCCTACCAGGCCCTGCCGCTGCACCCCGAGCCGGCGATCGGCACCCTGCGCTACCTGGCCGCGCGGCAGGGCCGGCACCAGGACGCCACGCGCGACGAAGAGCCCGGCAAGATCCTGCACGAGAGCCGGGTCGGAGAGCTGTCGAAAAGTGGCATCGTGCCGTTTGCGCCAAGTTACTGCACGGTTGACGCCACCCCGCTGTTCTTGATCCTGCTTCACGAAACCTGGCGCTGGACCGGCGATCTCGACCTCGTGCGGGAGCTTTGGCCCAATGCCCGGGCGGCCCTGGGCTGGATCGATCGCTCCGCTGACGCCCGCGGCTTCCTGGCATACCGGCGCCAGGGGCAAAAGGGCCTATCGAACCAGGGCTGGAAGGATTCCTGGGACGCCATCTTGCACCCGGACGGCACCGTGCCCGCGGGGGGGATCGCCCTGGCCGAGGTGCAGGGCTACGCCTACGACGCCCGCCGCCGCATGGCCGAACTGGCCGAGGCGCTGGGCGAGCCGGAGCTAGCGGCTACCTGGCGCGCGGTCGCCGCGGGGCTGCGAGAGGCGTTTGCTAGCCACTTCTGGCTCCCCGATCGCGGCTACTTCGCCATCGCCCTCGACGGAGCTGGAAACCCGGTCGACGCGCCTGCCTCCAACCAGGGCCAGTGCCTCTGGAGCGGCCTGCTGGACCTGCCCCAGGCGCAGGCCGTGCGTGACGTGCTGGTGGGCCCGGGCCTGTTCTCGGGCTGGGGCATCCGTACCCTGTCGGCCGAGAGCCCCAACTACAACCCGGTGAGCTACCACAACGGCTCGGTCTGGCCCCACGACAACGCCCTGATAGCCGCCGGCCTGGCCCGCTACGGCTACGTGGCCGAGGCCGCTCGGATTGCCGAGGCGCTCTTCGCGGTAGCCCGGACAGACCCCTTGCAGCGGCTCCCCGAGCTGTTCTGCGGCTTCGAGCGCCGGGCGGCCGACCGGCCCGTACCCTACCCGGTCGCCTGCGTCCCGCAGGCCTGGGCGGCCGGCACGCCGGCACTGCTGCTCCGGGCGCTGCTGGGGCTGAAGGCGTCGGCGGCCGATCGCCGCCTCACCCTGGCGCGGCCGTACCTGCCCGAGTGGGCGGGCACCGTGACCCTGGCGGGCCTGCGGGTGGGCGGCGCGACGGTGTCCTTGCGATGCGCCGGGTCGGCGGTCGAGATCCTGGAAGCCACGGGAGGCCTCGTGGTCGAGGTCCAGGACCGGGCCTCTGTGCCACCGGCCCCCTTGCCTGGCGGAAGGGACGACGGCCCCTCTCGCACGGGCTAGGCCGTCCGCGCCTCCAGGACCGGCCGGACCACGACATCCCGCCGGTGGCGGCCACGCAGGACCCCGAGGCGTGGGAAAACACCGGCAAGGCACCGGCGCTTGCCAACGACGGCTGGTTCGTCCTCCCCGGCAAGTACGTCTATGCGGCCGGGGGGTACACCGGCGGTGCGCGGCGTGCCGAGGTCGAACGGGCGACAATCAACGCCGACGGCAGCATTTCCGACTTCGCGTCGGCCAACCGGACGCTGATCACCGCGCGCAACGGCGACCGGTCGATCGTCCACGACGGTGCGGTTTACGTCATCGGCGGCCTCGGCTCCGGAGGCGGCATCAAAACGATTGAACGCGCCGAGGTCAATGCCGACGGCACGCTCGGCCCCTTCGTGCAGTTGGCGCAGCAACTCGCCACTGACCGCCACAGCATGTCGCCCCTGGTGATCGGCGACTACCTGTACATCCTCGGCGGCCACAGCGATTCCTGCACCTGCGACCCGACCCAGATCGAGCGGTACCGGCTACCCAACGTCGGGACGGGCACGGCCAGCGTGGAGGTGCGGTAGATGACGAGCCACCGCGCATTCGCGCTGCTCTCCGGCCTCTGCGTGCTGCTGCTCCTGCTGGTCGGCGGCTGCCTCGGTCAAATCGGAGCCCCCCGGACAGCGGGCGCGGCCATCGCCCCGGGCGCGAATGCAGGCCAGGCGGGACCAGACGGGGAGTCGGTGGCGGTCCGCGTGGGGGCCGAGGGCCGGCTCGAGATCACCGTCTGGTGGCCGGAGAACCGGCCACCCGCGGCGGCGCGCATCCAGCTTCTGCCCGCAAGCGTCACCCGGATCGACTTCACCGTACGTAGCGCCGGCACGACGCTTGCGACGGCTAGCGTCACCCGCGAGGGCTCCGAGGCGACCGCCTCGGTCTCGCTATCCCTGGCGACGCGTTCCA is a window of Candidatus Tanganyikabacteria bacterium DNA encoding:
- a CDS encoding amylo-alpha-1,6-glucosidase; this translates as MPSEVAAPEERAHATCPHSRVAIKRGPVFAVSHTDGMIDGRCACGQGLYFRDTRHLSRLEWRVGPAALPASLKALAYDADSGVMARGHYLHDGNVLLALSRELDGALFDTLVVTNHGRSPVSLEVACTFSADFLDMFAVRGFSGVPRSPGKHLEPNSQGDTVRLGYEGIDELRRETVLIFEPVPARLTTEQAVFEVRLAPHEECEIRLACHPGSPPRPERQPAPAVARPAPAAAHAAALGEFARISSTNPLFERFLARGTQDLLALLLPTEEGPYFAAGLPWYACPFGRDGLITAYQALPLHPEPAIGTLRYLAARQGRHQDATRDEEPGKILHESRVGELSKSGIVPFAPSYCTVDATPLFLILLHETWRWTGDLDLVRELWPNARAALGWIDRSADARGFLAYRRQGQKGLSNQGWKDSWDAILHPDGTVPAGGIALAEVQGYAYDARRRMAELAEALGEPELAATWRAVAAGLREAFASHFWLPDRGYFAIALDGAGNPVDAPASNQGQCLWSGLLDLPQAQAVRDVLVGPGLFSGWGIRTLSAESPNYNPVSYHNGSVWPHDNALIAAGLARYGYVAEAARIAEALFAVARTDPLQRLPELFCGFERRAADRPVPYPVACVPQAWAAGTPALLLRALLGLKASAADRRLTLARPYLPEWAGTVTLAGLRVGGATVSLRCAGSAVEILEATGGLVVEVQDRASVPPAPLPGGRDDGPSRTG